The following are encoded together in the Cumulibacter soli genome:
- the cmk gene encoding (d)CMP kinase, whose protein sequence is MTDAFRGVVAIDGPSGSGKSSVAKAVARSLQLRYMDTGAMYRAVTRGALQAQIALDDAAAVAEFARRMDLPVPTDPNAQRIVINGADVTEAIRTSAVSEAVSAVATNLDVRAELVRRQREVVAAGAAIVLEGRDTTTVVAPDAAVRLLITADPQARIARRAAELHETVDARTMGATTAQVIERDAKDSTVVEFQRAADGVITVDTSHLSLESSIETVLRIIAEVDGKQTP, encoded by the coding sequence GTGACCGATGCGTTTCGCGGCGTCGTAGCGATCGACGGCCCATCGGGTTCGGGCAAGTCGAGCGTGGCCAAGGCCGTCGCACGATCGCTTCAGCTGCGCTACATGGACACCGGTGCGATGTACCGGGCAGTGACGCGCGGGGCTCTGCAGGCTCAGATCGCGCTTGACGATGCGGCGGCGGTGGCCGAGTTCGCGCGCCGGATGGATCTGCCGGTGCCTACCGATCCAAATGCACAACGGATCGTGATAAACGGCGCGGACGTCACCGAGGCGATCCGCACCAGTGCGGTTTCTGAGGCGGTCTCGGCCGTGGCGACCAATCTCGACGTACGCGCTGAGTTGGTGCGTCGCCAGCGGGAGGTCGTGGCCGCGGGTGCCGCGATCGTGCTCGAAGGGCGCGATACGACCACGGTCGTCGCGCCAGATGCCGCCGTACGCCTGCTGATCACCGCCGACCCGCAGGCGCGGATCGCGCGGCGAGCCGCCGAACTGCACGAGACGGTCGATGCCCGCACGATGGGTGCCACCACCGCACAGGTTATCGAGCGTGATGCCAAGGACTCGACGGTGGTGGAGTTTCAGCGGGCCGCGGACGGCGTGATCACCGTGGACACTTCGCACTTATCGTTGGAATCCTCAATCGAGACCGTGCTTCGGATCATTGCTGAGGTCGACGGAAAGCAGACGCCGTGA
- a CDS encoding ABC transporter substrate-binding protein — translation MKKTQAWFGLLATATLALTACSSKADDDSGSGGGDLKSDAGVTDDEIRLGVLTDTSGVFKAIGLNLTQGNELWADHINAEGGICGREIVLDVKDHGYKPDNAISLYDQTKDSVVGFMQILGSPIIAAVKGKLDTDQIMSVIATQSTINLDVDELIMIGTGYDSEMINAMSWATEQGTIPEGGKIAHIYVDSEYGQNGLMGSQYYAEQNDLEVIPVPVSATDTDMTTTMTKIKAQDVDAIALTTTPAGTASIAVQNVAQGMNLPLLGSNPTFAPTILSDPSVVSALKHLTVFLGGEPYAGDSDLSKEIQENFAEKYPDEEPGYGVPSGYLEALAWQAILEKGCENGDMTREGLLEARLGLTEVDAQGLSDDMDLSDPGAPPVRSTYAFEIDPDTPGGEKIIDGPFTSDEAKDYKFPHQQN, via the coding sequence ATGAAAAAAACACAGGCCTGGTTCGGGCTGCTGGCTACTGCCACACTCGCACTCACCGCGTGTTCCAGCAAGGCCGATGACGACAGCGGCTCCGGCGGCGGAGACCTCAAGTCTGACGCGGGTGTTACCGACGACGAGATTCGGCTCGGCGTGCTGACCGACACTTCCGGCGTATTCAAGGCGATCGGGCTCAACCTCACCCAAGGCAACGAACTCTGGGCAGACCACATCAACGCAGAAGGTGGGATCTGCGGACGAGAGATCGTGCTCGATGTGAAGGACCACGGGTACAAACCCGACAATGCGATCTCGCTGTATGACCAGACCAAGGACAGCGTGGTCGGCTTCATGCAGATCCTCGGCTCCCCCATCATCGCGGCGGTCAAGGGGAAGTTGGACACCGACCAGATCATGTCCGTGATCGCAACGCAGTCCACGATCAACCTGGACGTCGACGAACTGATCATGATCGGTACCGGCTACGACTCGGAGATGATCAACGCCATGTCGTGGGCCACGGAGCAGGGCACAATCCCCGAGGGTGGAAAGATCGCGCATATATATGTCGACTCGGAGTACGGCCAGAACGGACTGATGGGCTCGCAGTACTACGCCGAGCAGAACGACCTCGAAGTCATCCCGGTGCCGGTTTCAGCCACCGACACCGATATGACCACGACGATGACCAAAATCAAGGCTCAGGATGTCGATGCGATTGCGCTGACCACAACTCCTGCCGGCACCGCCTCGATCGCTGTCCAGAACGTGGCCCAGGGCATGAACCTGCCGTTGCTCGGCAGCAACCCGACCTTCGCTCCCACGATCCTGTCGGACCCGAGCGTGGTCTCCGCACTCAAGCACCTCACCGTTTTCCTCGGCGGTGAGCCGTACGCCGGCGACAGCGACCTCAGCAAGGAGATCCAGGAGAACTTCGCCGAGAAATACCCTGACGAGGAGCCGGGCTACGGTGTGCCCTCCGGATACCTCGAGGCGCTCGCGTGGCAGGCGATCCTGGAAAAGGGTTGCGAGAACGGCGATATGACGCGCGAAGGTCTCCTTGAAGCGCGCCTCGGGCTGACCGAAGTCGACGCACAAGGCCTATCCGACGACATGGACCTCTCCGATCCCGGCGCTCCCCCCGTTCGGTCGACGTACGCGTTCGAGATCGATCCGGATACGCCCGGGGGCGAGAAGATCATCGACGGCCCGTTCACGTCCGATGAAGCGAAGGACTACAAGTTCCCGCATCAACAGAACTAA
- the der gene encoding ribosome biogenesis GTPase Der → MSDENEIPEWVATELAELDGGDADDFEQSAPAPIVAVVGRPNVGKSTLVNRILGRRAAVVQDVPGVTRDRVKYDANWSGRRFTLMDTGGWEPDASGLQAAVALQAEHAMNIADVILFVVDGSVGATTTDEAAVRLLRKAKVPVLLVANKVDDERGEVDALTLWNLGLGEPYPVSALHGRGSGDLLDVVLDTLPDAPRESYAAYGGPRRVALVGRPNVGKSSLLNKLAKETRSVVDNVAGTTVDPVDSVVEVGGEQWHFVDTAGLRKRVKNAEGAEYYASLRTASAIEQAEVCVILLDASEPINEQDQRIITSVVESGRALVLAFNKWDLVDEERRLRLDKEVERELVRIPWAQRVNISASTGRAVDKLAPAMRTALESWDTRVPTAKLNAWLSEIVSAHPHPVRSGKQARILFATQASSRPPRFIIFTTGFLEPQYLRFIERRMREDFGFTGSPIRISVKERQRRQR, encoded by the coding sequence GTGAGCGACGAAAACGAGATCCCTGAGTGGGTCGCCACCGAACTCGCCGAGCTGGATGGCGGTGACGCTGATGATTTCGAGCAGTCCGCCCCGGCGCCGATCGTGGCGGTGGTGGGTCGGCCGAACGTAGGCAAATCGACCTTGGTGAACCGGATCCTGGGACGACGCGCGGCCGTAGTCCAGGATGTGCCGGGCGTGACCCGGGATCGGGTGAAGTACGACGCCAATTGGAGTGGACGCCGGTTCACCCTGATGGACACTGGTGGATGGGAGCCCGATGCGTCGGGGCTGCAGGCCGCCGTCGCGCTGCAGGCTGAACACGCGATGAACATCGCGGACGTCATCCTGTTCGTCGTTGACGGGTCGGTCGGCGCGACGACGACCGACGAGGCTGCGGTCCGCCTGCTGCGCAAGGCAAAAGTGCCCGTGCTGCTGGTCGCGAACAAGGTCGACGATGAGCGCGGTGAGGTAGACGCGTTGACGTTGTGGAACCTCGGTCTGGGCGAGCCGTACCCGGTCTCGGCGCTACACGGACGCGGCTCGGGTGACCTGCTGGACGTCGTCCTGGACACACTGCCGGATGCTCCGCGCGAGTCATACGCGGCATACGGCGGCCCGCGCAGAGTTGCACTGGTGGGGCGGCCGAACGTGGGGAAGTCCTCGTTGCTGAACAAGTTGGCGAAGGAAACCCGCTCAGTGGTCGACAACGTTGCCGGGACGACCGTTGATCCAGTCGACTCCGTGGTGGAGGTCGGCGGCGAACAGTGGCACTTCGTGGATACCGCCGGGTTGCGCAAGCGTGTCAAGAACGCCGAGGGAGCGGAGTACTACGCCTCATTACGTACCGCGTCGGCGATCGAGCAGGCCGAGGTATGCGTGATCCTGCTGGATGCCTCAGAACCGATCAATGAGCAGGACCAGCGCATCATTACCTCAGTGGTCGAATCCGGTCGAGCATTGGTGCTGGCCTTCAACAAGTGGGACCTGGTCGACGAGGAACGCAGACTGCGCCTGGACAAAGAGGTCGAACGCGAACTCGTACGGATTCCCTGGGCGCAGCGGGTCAACATTTCCGCGAGCACGGGGCGTGCAGTCGATAAGTTGGCGCCGGCGATGCGGACCGCGTTGGAATCGTGGGACACCCGGGTACCGACGGCGAAACTGAACGCGTGGCTGTCCGAAATCGTGTCGGCCCACCCGCACCCGGTGCGCAGCGGTAAGCAGGCCCGGATCCTATTCGCCACCCAAGCCTCGTCGCGCCCGCCGCGGTTCATCATCTTCACCACCGGATTCCTCGAGCCGCAATACTTGCGGTTCATTGAGCGGCGGATGCGTGAGGACTTCGGCTTCACCGGGTCGCCGATCCGAATCAGCGTCAAGGAGCGGCAGCGCCGCCAGCGCTAA
- a CDS encoding NADP-dependent oxidoreductase — MTNTTQIVLASRPVGEPTHENFRTETLALPELADGQVLLETQYLSLDPYMRGRMNDAKSYAASVEIGDPMVGGTVSRVVESRFDSLRAGDAVLSYAGWQTHSIEEGKNLAKVDDSVPLSQYLGVLGMPAMTAYTGLLNIGKPQSGETVVVAAATGAVGVVVGQIAKLKGARAVGIAGGPEKVAYLKEIGFDAAVDHRADDFVQQLEAATPDGIDVYFENVGGKVWEAVLPRMNDFGRVPLCGLIASYNDTALPEGPNRVPVTMRTILQKSLTVRGYLVREYNDQLAQFRGEMQEWIAAGKITYREDVTEGLENAIDAFIGLLRGENFGKAVVKVA; from the coding sequence ATGACGAATACCACCCAGATCGTGCTGGCCTCACGGCCAGTCGGGGAGCCGACACACGAAAACTTCCGCACCGAAACCCTCGCACTGCCTGAACTGGCCGACGGCCAGGTGCTGCTCGAGACGCAGTACCTCTCGCTCGATCCGTACATGCGTGGGCGGATGAATGACGCCAAGTCGTACGCCGCCAGTGTTGAGATCGGCGATCCGATGGTCGGCGGGACCGTCTCTCGGGTGGTTGAGTCGCGCTTCGACTCGCTGCGCGCCGGCGACGCCGTGCTGAGTTACGCGGGCTGGCAGACGCACTCCATCGAGGAGGGCAAGAACCTCGCGAAGGTTGATGATTCGGTGCCGCTCTCGCAGTACCTGGGCGTACTAGGGATGCCGGCCATGACCGCGTACACCGGGCTGCTGAACATCGGTAAGCCGCAATCAGGGGAGACTGTGGTGGTTGCTGCCGCCACCGGCGCCGTCGGCGTCGTCGTGGGTCAGATCGCGAAGCTCAAGGGCGCGCGCGCCGTCGGCATCGCCGGTGGCCCGGAGAAGGTTGCGTACCTGAAGGAGATCGGCTTCGATGCGGCAGTCGACCATCGAGCCGACGATTTCGTCCAGCAGCTCGAGGCGGCGACGCCGGACGGAATCGACGTGTACTTCGAGAACGTCGGCGGCAAGGTGTGGGAGGCCGTGCTTCCGCGGATGAACGACTTTGGCCGGGTGCCGTTGTGCGGTCTGATCGCAAGCTACAACGACACCGCGCTGCCGGAGGGCCCGAACCGGGTTCCCGTGACGATGCGGACCATCCTGCAGAAGAGCTTGACCGTGCGCGGCTACCTGGTGCGTGAATACAACGATCAGTTGGCGCAGTTCCGTGGGGAGATGCAGGAGTGGATCGCGGCCGGAAAGATCACCTACCGCGAGGACGTCACCGAGGGGCTGGAGAACGCCATCGATGCGTTCATCGGTCTGCTGCGTGGCGAGAACTTCGGCAAAGCTGTCGTCAAGGTCGCTTAA
- a CDS encoding TetR/AcrR family transcriptional regulator has protein sequence MARPSVPLIVRPTVLQRALDLIEEVGYEQFSLPRLAKILGVQPPSLYHHFASRAELLDEAALSVLRSADLPPLDDISVPWPDLCLESARAFRDLSLARPQVAPLIVHYLAVNGMPNANDRAVQELHEHGISDHDARRVIEGLERITLGLISVEVQRTLARGTSDAPRGRSDEEIFVDTIRAFLVGVDADMTYQRNTDRRDTS, from the coding sequence ATGGCTCGACCGTCGGTGCCGCTAATAGTTCGGCCGACTGTACTTCAGCGGGCGCTCGACCTCATCGAAGAGGTCGGCTACGAACAGTTCAGTCTGCCGCGCCTGGCCAAGATCCTCGGCGTACAACCGCCATCGCTCTACCATCACTTCGCCAGCCGGGCAGAGCTTCTCGATGAGGCCGCCCTCTCTGTGCTTAGGTCTGCGGACCTACCGCCACTCGATGACATCTCGGTGCCATGGCCGGACCTCTGCCTGGAATCCGCACGCGCCTTCCGAGACCTGAGCCTGGCGCGGCCCCAGGTCGCACCGCTGATCGTTCACTACCTCGCGGTGAACGGCATGCCGAATGCCAACGACCGAGCTGTGCAGGAACTGCACGAGCACGGCATCAGCGATCACGATGCGCGACGCGTCATCGAGGGCCTGGAGCGCATCACCTTAGGCCTCATCAGCGTTGAGGTGCAGCGGACCCTCGCCCGGGGTACGAGCGACGCTCCGCGCGGCCGCTCCGACGAGGAGATATTCGTCGATACGATCCGCGCCTTCCTGGTCGGCGTTGACGCCGATATGACCTATCAGCGCAACACCGACCGGCGCGATACTAGTTAA
- a CDS encoding pseudouridine synthase translates to MSRTYDVNLGGDFYDPDDDEYQLADAEFDLTPAAPERGERRSANWKDEHKPAGERLQKVLARAGVGSRRVCEDLISAGKVRVNGQRASLGMRVDPQTDVVQVNGSRIETREDMIYLALNKPRDVLSAMSDDRGRWTLSDYIESYTERGIRLFHVGRLDADTEGLILLTNDGALAHKLAHPSFGVEKTYIAEIVGPVAKDVGKRLRAGIELEDGLARVDSFRLVEQFGNRVMVEVVLHEGRKHIVRRLLEAVGHPVQSLARTKFGPVHLGDQRSGVLRPLNSKEIADLHAAVEK, encoded by the coding sequence ATGAGCAGGACCTACGACGTGAATCTCGGCGGCGACTTCTACGATCCGGACGACGACGAGTACCAACTCGCCGATGCCGAATTCGATCTGACACCCGCGGCCCCCGAGCGTGGTGAGCGTCGATCGGCGAACTGGAAGGACGAGCACAAGCCCGCCGGCGAGCGATTGCAGAAGGTGCTCGCCCGCGCCGGAGTCGGCAGCCGCCGCGTCTGCGAAGATCTCATCTCCGCGGGGAAGGTGCGCGTCAACGGACAACGCGCATCGCTCGGGATGCGCGTCGATCCGCAAACCGATGTCGTACAGGTCAATGGCTCGCGGATAGAGACCCGCGAGGACATGATCTACCTGGCCCTGAACAAACCACGTGATGTGCTCTCGGCGATGAGCGACGACCGCGGCCGGTGGACCCTCAGCGACTACATCGAGAGCTATACCGAACGCGGCATCCGCCTATTCCACGTCGGCCGGCTCGATGCCGACACGGAGGGGTTGATCCTGCTGACTAACGATGGCGCGCTGGCACATAAGCTCGCGCACCCGTCGTTCGGCGTGGAGAAAACGTATATAGCTGAGATCGTCGGCCCCGTCGCGAAGGACGTCGGCAAGCGGCTGCGCGCGGGAATCGAACTCGAAGACGGACTCGCGCGGGTCGACTCGTTCCGTCTGGTCGAGCAGTTCGGCAACCGGGTGATGGTGGAGGTCGTACTGCACGAGGGGCGCAAGCACATCGTGCGCCGGCTACTGGAGGCGGTGGGGCATCCGGTGCAGAGCCTCGCGCGCACCAAATTCGGTCCGGTGCACCTCGGTGATCAGCGTTCGGGGGTTCTGCGTCCACTGAACTCGAAGGAGATCGCGGACCTGCACGCTGCCGTCGAGAAGTAG
- a CDS encoding DNA polymerase domain-containing protein: MASRSAHGAPVELEIGDRTVRISSPQRPYFPGLGITKLDLAYYYIAVGDGIVRALQQRPCMLHRFPDGVVDADGTMRTKVHQKRLPRGAPDWVPTVRLHFPRYNQTADELCVDELASVIWAVQMSTVEFHPWNSRSADTEMPDEWRIDLDPMPDAPFDRIRRVAGVAHEVLDELGAIGWPKTSGGNGMHIYVRIEPVHGFSDVRRAALAFAREVERRLPDDVTTTWWRKDRDPAAVFIDYNQNARDHTMASAYSVRGNPLATVSTPLEWSEIDAVDPRELTVRTVPERFARLGDLHAGIDDAVFDIAPLLDWADRDEARADS; encoded by the coding sequence ATGGCATCGCGCAGCGCCCACGGCGCCCCCGTCGAGTTGGAGATCGGCGATCGCACCGTGCGAATCTCCAGCCCGCAGCGTCCGTACTTCCCCGGGCTGGGCATCACCAAACTCGACCTGGCCTACTACTACATAGCGGTCGGCGACGGGATCGTGCGGGCGCTGCAGCAGCGGCCGTGCATGCTGCACCGGTTCCCGGACGGCGTGGTGGACGCCGACGGCACTATGCGTACCAAGGTGCATCAGAAACGGCTACCGCGCGGCGCACCTGACTGGGTGCCGACCGTCCGCCTGCACTTCCCGCGGTACAACCAGACCGCCGATGAACTATGTGTCGACGAATTGGCGAGCGTCATTTGGGCCGTACAGATGTCAACGGTGGAGTTTCACCCATGGAACAGCCGCAGCGCCGATACAGAGATGCCCGATGAATGGCGCATTGACCTCGACCCGATGCCTGATGCGCCGTTCGATCGCATTCGCCGTGTCGCCGGCGTCGCGCACGAAGTGCTTGATGAACTCGGTGCGATCGGTTGGCCGAAGACCTCGGGTGGAAATGGCATGCACATCTATGTGCGAATCGAGCCGGTGCACGGATTCTCCGACGTACGCCGAGCGGCGCTTGCCTTCGCCCGTGAGGTGGAGCGCCGCCTGCCCGATGACGTGACGACCACCTGGTGGCGTAAAGACCGCGACCCGGCGGCTGTGTTTATCGACTACAACCAGAACGCGCGCGATCACACCATGGCGTCGGCGTACTCCGTGCGTGGAAATCCACTCGCCACGGTGTCGACCCCGCTGGAGTGGTCGGAGATTGACGCCGTGGATCCGCGTGAGTTGACCGTGCGCACTGTGCCGGAGAGATTCGCGCGGCTGGGCGATCTGCATGCTGGAATCGACGATGCCGTGTTTGATATCGCGCCGCTGTTGGACTGGGCCGACCGTGACGAGGCGCGCGCGGATTCTTGA
- the aroH gene encoding chorismate mutase, with amino-acid sequence MAVRAVRGAVQIDRDDVTELHEATAELVSAVMERNDFTIDDMISVIFTVTPDLTSDFPAHAARLMGFTDVPLMCSTEIPVPGALPRVIRLMAHVETDKARAQIQHVYLRGAAALRRDIAQ; translated from the coding sequence GTGGCGGTACGTGCTGTGCGAGGCGCGGTCCAGATTGACCGTGACGATGTGACGGAGCTGCACGAGGCGACCGCTGAACTGGTCAGCGCCGTGATGGAGCGTAACGACTTCACGATCGATGACATGATCAGCGTGATCTTCACGGTCACCCCCGATCTGACCTCCGACTTTCCTGCGCACGCCGCGCGACTGATGGGGTTTACCGACGTGCCGCTGATGTGCTCGACGGAGATCCCGGTGCCTGGTGCGTTGCCGCGGGTCATTCGGCTCATGGCGCACGTGGAGACCGACAAGGCGCGCGCTCAGATCCAGCATGTGTACTTGCGTGGCGCGGCAGCGTTGCGCCGGGATATCGCACAGTGA
- a CDS encoding tyrosine-type recombinase/integrase, with product MLAALLAARSSEVSGLQVGDVDFGKNLVVIRRQVFPGKGGLVTKPTKSRKERRVPILEPLRPVLERLADGKQPEDSLLVGPKGGYLTTATVRDATNWDGIVAKLGLPDLTRHGLRHTGATWMADAGIPLHVLQDILGHASMETTRGYLHPDDRHLASAAEQANAFLSAAGQRKQARRSGPATRSL from the coding sequence ATGCTCGCGGCGCTGCTCGCGGCCCGTTCCTCGGAGGTGTCCGGGTTGCAGGTCGGGGACGTGGACTTCGGCAAGAACCTCGTCGTGATCCGCCGGCAGGTGTTCCCCGGCAAGGGCGGCCTGGTCACCAAGCCGACCAAGAGCCGCAAAGAGCGCCGCGTGCCGATCCTGGAACCTCTCCGGCCTGTGCTGGAACGCCTCGCCGACGGCAAGCAGCCGGAGGACTCGTTGCTGGTCGGCCCGAAAGGCGGCTACCTCACCACCGCGACCGTCCGCGACGCCACGAACTGGGACGGCATCGTCGCGAAGCTCGGGCTGCCCGACCTCACCCGGCACGGCCTGCGGCACACCGGAGCGACCTGGATGGCCGACGCCGGCATCCCGCTGCACGTGCTCCAGGACATCCTCGGGCACGCCTCGATGGAGACCACTCGCGGCTACCTGCACCCCGACGACCGCCACCTCGCGTCGGCGGCCGAGCAGGCCAACGCCTTCCTCTCAGCCGCCGGACAGCGCAAGCAGGCCCGGCGCAGCGGCCCGGCGACCAGGAGCCTGTGA
- a CDS encoding amidohydrolase family protein, with the protein MPYSWSEEFLASRTEEVIDPGLPIVDPHHHLWDARNLQPYLVPQLHDDTGAGHNVLATVFIDCVWDYRPDGPREFKPLGETARAADAARIAEEAGGAKIGGIVSHADMMLGQRAGEVLDGHLEVGKGLFRGIRHATAYVEDPAVSRTHFNPTPGMLLTEDFRAGVRELAKRDLTLDAWVYHEQLGEVADLARAVPECTIVLDHIGGPLGIGEYANKQAEVDAVWRKGLADVATCPNVTVKLGGIGMPRFGAGFEKLDVAPSSEDLVARWGEPFAYIIEKFGVERCMFESNFPVDRESTNYVILWNAFKKMVADASASEKAALFEQTARRVYKVA; encoded by the coding sequence ATGCCGTACTCGTGGAGCGAGGAATTTTTGGCCAGCCGAACTGAGGAGGTCATCGATCCGGGTTTGCCCATCGTCGACCCACACCATCACCTCTGGGACGCGCGCAATCTGCAGCCATACCTCGTTCCGCAACTGCATGACGACACCGGTGCTGGACATAACGTGCTGGCGACCGTGTTCATCGACTGCGTGTGGGACTACCGCCCCGACGGACCGAGGGAGTTCAAACCGCTGGGGGAGACCGCACGTGCTGCAGATGCTGCCCGGATCGCCGAGGAGGCCGGCGGCGCGAAGATCGGTGGAATCGTTTCGCACGCCGACATGATGCTCGGCCAGCGGGCCGGTGAGGTCCTTGATGGGCACCTGGAAGTGGGGAAAGGCCTATTTCGCGGCATTCGACATGCCACGGCGTACGTCGAGGACCCGGCCGTGAGCCGCACCCACTTCAACCCCACGCCCGGCATGCTGCTGACCGAGGATTTCCGCGCTGGCGTGCGCGAACTCGCAAAGCGCGATTTGACCCTGGATGCATGGGTGTACCACGAGCAGTTGGGCGAGGTCGCAGACCTGGCGCGAGCCGTCCCCGAGTGCACCATCGTGCTTGATCACATCGGCGGCCCGCTGGGGATCGGCGAGTATGCGAACAAGCAAGCCGAGGTCGATGCGGTGTGGCGTAAGGGTTTGGCCGACGTGGCGACCTGCCCGAACGTGACGGTGAAACTCGGCGGGATCGGTATGCCGCGGTTTGGCGCCGGATTCGAAAAGCTCGATGTAGCGCCGTCCAGCGAAGACTTGGTCGCTCGCTGGGGCGAGCCGTTCGCTTATATTATTGAGAAGTTCGGCGTCGAGCGGTGCATGTTCGAATCGAACTTCCCCGTTGATCGGGAATCGACGAACTACGTGATTCTGTGGAATGCCTTCAAGAAGATGGTCGCGGACGCGTCGGCGTCGGAGAAGGCAGCACTATTCGAGCAGACTGCGCGACGCGTCTACAAGGTCGCTTAG
- a CDS encoding LLM class flavin-dependent oxidoreductase, producing the protein MGSFTVPLSILDLASVVRGERIAESFAASVDLAQRAERWGFERIWYAEHHNMSSIASSATSVLIGHIAGHTSTIRLGSGGVMLPNHSPLVIAEQFGTLAEIYPGRIDLGLGRAPGTDQVTMQALRRNNASADSFPRDVQELQGYLGDHSLLQGVKAVPGRGTHVPLYILGSSLYGAQLAAALGLPFGFASHFAPDSLHQAISIYRERFEPSEQLAEPYVIVGAGVIAADTTDEAQRLLQDSRRKRFVSMFGRGRNFTDAEIEEHLAGPGGMQVDHMLTYTAVGDGPQAKAFLADLQQKTQANELILVSNATERTAWLRSFEIVAEQCLSS; encoded by the coding sequence ATGGGTTCATTCACGGTGCCACTGTCCATCCTCGACCTCGCCTCCGTCGTCAGGGGCGAGCGGATCGCGGAGAGCTTCGCCGCGAGCGTCGACCTCGCCCAACGAGCCGAGCGGTGGGGTTTCGAGCGGATCTGGTACGCCGAACACCACAACATGTCCAGCATCGCCTCCTCGGCGACCAGCGTGCTGATCGGACACATTGCCGGGCACACCTCGACGATCCGGCTCGGATCGGGCGGAGTCATGCTGCCGAACCACTCCCCGCTGGTCATCGCTGAGCAGTTCGGCACCCTCGCGGAAATCTACCCAGGCCGGATCGATCTCGGCCTCGGCCGCGCTCCGGGCACCGATCAAGTCACCATGCAGGCGCTGCGCCGCAACAACGCCTCCGCAGACAGCTTCCCCCGCGACGTACAAGAGTTGCAGGGGTATCTCGGCGACCACTCGCTTCTGCAGGGGGTCAAAGCCGTCCCCGGACGCGGAACGCACGTGCCGCTCTACATCCTTGGATCGTCGTTGTACGGCGCCCAGCTCGCCGCCGCGCTCGGCCTACCGTTCGGGTTTGCGTCCCACTTCGCGCCCGACTCGCTGCACCAGGCCATTTCGATCTACCGCGAACGGTTCGAACCCTCCGAACAACTCGCCGAGCCGTATGTGATCGTCGGTGCCGGCGTGATCGCCGCCGACACCACCGACGAGGCCCAACGCCTGCTACAGGACAGTCGACGCAAGCGATTCGTGTCGATGTTTGGTCGCGGCCGAAACTTCACCGACGCGGAGATCGAAGAGCACCTCGCCGGACCGGGCGGGATGCAGGTCGACCACATGCTCACCTACACCGCCGTGGGAGACGGGCCACAAGCCAAGGCCTTCCTCGCCGACCTACAACAGAAGACGCAGGCCAACGAGCTGATCCTGGTCTCCAATGCCACCGAGCGCACCGCATGGCTTCGCTCGTTCGAGATCGTCGCCGAGCAGTGCCTAAGCAGTTGA
- a CDS encoding enoyl-CoA hydratase/isomerase family protein: MVAVLVSSANRVATVSFNRPEKLNAIGEDTVPELIAALTDIAGRDDIGAVVLTGEGTSFSAGLDLESDFGGSVTATYERLRTSVAAIVLMREMPQPIIAAVRGHAVGGGFANAVACDMRIVSADARFLAPFSNIGMSAGDLGLTWLLPRLIGAGAAAKAFYAAKPIDAQEALKLGLAEEIAEDPRARAIELAEEIAAKPAFGVRHTKELLNASMYGQGFREHLETEMRSQVICSMSEDFAAAKERFAGSRKK, translated from the coding sequence ATGGTCGCAGTTCTGGTATCGAGTGCCAACCGCGTTGCTACGGTGTCGTTCAACCGTCCGGAGAAGTTGAACGCCATCGGCGAGGACACCGTGCCCGAACTGATCGCGGCCCTGACGGATATCGCCGGACGCGACGATATCGGAGCGGTCGTGCTGACCGGGGAAGGTACGTCCTTCAGCGCCGGACTCGACCTGGAATCCGACTTTGGCGGCAGCGTCACGGCGACCTATGAGCGATTGCGAACAAGCGTCGCAGCGATCGTGCTGATGCGCGAGATGCCGCAACCGATCATTGCCGCCGTCCGCGGTCACGCCGTCGGCGGCGGCTTCGCCAATGCCGTCGCCTGCGATATGCGCATCGTCAGCGCCGACGCGCGATTCCTCGCGCCGTTCTCGAATATCGGCATGTCCGCGGGGGACCTCGGTTTGACGTGGCTCCTGCCGCGACTCATCGGGGCAGGTGCAGCGGCCAAGGCGTTCTACGCCGCTAAGCCGATCGACGCGCAGGAGGCGCTGAAACTCGGGCTGGCCGAGGAGATAGCCGAGGATCCCCGGGCGCGCGCGATTGAACTCGCCGAAGAGATTGCGGCCAAGCCAGCGTTCGGCGTGCGGCATACCAAGGAACTCTTGAACGCCAGCATGTACGGCCAGGGGTTCCGCGAGCATCTCGAGACGGAAATGCGCTCGCAGGTCATCTGCTCAATGTCCGAAGACTTCGCCGCAGCCAAGGAGCGGTTCGCCGGGAGCCGCAAGAAGTAG